In Mus caroli chromosome 19, CAROLI_EIJ_v1.1, whole genome shotgun sequence, a genomic segment contains:
- the Vldlr gene encoding very low-density lipoprotein receptor isoform X2: MGTSARWALWLLLALCWAPRDSGATASGKKGKCDSSQFQCTNGRCITLLWKCDGDEDCADGSDEKNCVKKTCAESDFVCKNGQCVPNRWQCDGDPDCEDGSDESPEQCHMRTCRINEISCGARSTQCIPVSWRCDGENDCDNGEDEENCGNITCSADEFTCSSGRCVSRNFVCNGQDDCDDGSDELDCAPPTCGAHEFQCSTSSCIPLSWVCDDDADCSDQSDESLEQCGRQPVIHTKCPTSEIQCGSGECIHKKWRCDGDPDCKDGSDEVNCPSRTCRPDQFECEDGSCIHGSRQCNGIRDCVDGSDEVNCKNVNQCLGPGKFKCRSGECIDMSKVCDQEQDCRDWSDEPLKECHINECLVNNGGCSHICKDLLIGYECDCAAGFELIDRKTCGDIDECQNPGICSQICINLKGGYKCECSRGYQMDLATGVCKAVGKEPSLIFTNRRDIRKIGLERKEYIQLVEQLRNTVALDADIAAQKLFWADLSQKAIFSASIDDKVGRHFKMIDNVYNPAAIAVDWVYKTIYWTDAASKTISVATLDGAKRKFLFNSDLREPASIAVDPLSGFVYWSDWGEPAKIEKAGMNGFDRRPLVTEDIQWPNGITLDLVKSRLYWLDSKLHMLSSVDLNGQDRRIVLKSLEFLAHPLALTIFEDRVYWIDGENEAVYGANKFTGSELATLVNNLNDAQDIIVYHELVQPSGKNWCEDDMENGGCEYLCLPAPQINDHSPKYTCSCPNGYNLEENGRECQRINVTTAVSEVSVPPKGTSAAWAILPLLLLVMAAVGGYLMWRNWQHKNMKSMNFDNPVYLKTTEEDLSIDIGRHSASVGHTYPAISVVSTDDDLA; this comes from the exons GGAAGAAAGGCAAATGTGATAGCTCCCAGTTTCAGTGCACAAATGGCCGCTGCATTACCCTGCTGTGGAAATGTGATGGAGATGAAGACTGTGCGGATGGCAGCGATGAGAAGAACTGCG TAAAGAAGACGTGTGCTGAGTCTGACTTCGTGTGCAAAAATGGCCAGTGTGTTCCTAACAGATGGCAGTGTGACGGGGATCCTGATTGCGAAGATGGTTCTGATGAAAGCCCCGAACAGTGCC ATATGAGAACATGCCGCATAAATGAAATCAGCTGTGGCGCCCGTTCTACTCAGTGTATCCCCGTGTCCTGGAGATGCGATGGTGAAAATGATTGTGACaatggagaagatgaagaaaactGTG GCAACATAACGTGTAGTGCAGATGAGTTCACTTGCTCCAGTGGCCGCTGCGTCTCCAGAAACTTTGTGTGCAATGGCCAGGATGACTGTGACGATGGCAGTGATGAGCTGGACTGTGCTCCACCAACTTGCGGAGCCCATGAGTTCCAGTGCAGCACCTCTTCCTGCATTCCCCTCAGCTGGGTGTGTGATGATGATGCAGACTGTTCGGACCAATCAGATGAGTCTCTTGAGCAGTGTGGCCGTCAGCCTGTGATACATACCAAATGTCCTACCAGTGAGATCCAGTGTGGCTCTGGCGAGTGCATTCACAAAAAATGGAGGTGTGATGGAGACCCTGACTGCAAGGACGGCAGCGATGAGGTCAACTGCC CTTCTCGAACCTGCAGACCTGACCAGTTTGAATGTGAAGATGGTAGCTGTATCCATGGCAGCAGGCAATGCAATGGCATCCGAGACTGTGTTGATGGCTCTGATGAAGTCAACTGCAAAAACG TCAATCAGTGCCTGGGCCCTGGAAAATTCAAGTGCAGAAGTGGGGAATGCATAGACATGAGCAAAGTATGTGACCAGGAACAAGACTGCAGAGACTGGAGTGATGAGCCCCTGAAGGAATGCC ATATCAACGAATGCTTGGTCAATAACGGTGGCTGTTCCCATATCTGCAAAGACCTACTTATAGGCTATGAGTGTGACTGTGCAGCTGGGTTTGAACTGATAGATAGGAAAACCTGTGGAG ATATTGATGAATGCCAAAACCCGGGGATCTGCAGTCAAATTTGTATCAACTTAAAAGGCGGTTACAAGTGTGAATGTAGTCGTGGCTATCAAATGGATCTTGCCACTGGCGTGTGCAAGGCAGTAG GCAAAGAGCCAAGTCTGATCTTCACTAATCGAAGAGACATCAGGAAGATTGGCCTAGAGCGAAAGGAATACATCCAACTTGTAGAACAACTAAGGAACACGGTGGCTCTCGATGCGGACATCGCAGCTCAGAAGCTGTTTTGGGCTGATCTAAGCCAGAAGGCCATCTTCAG TGCCTCAATTGATGACAAGGTtggtagacattttaaaatgatcgACAATGTCTATAATCCTGCAGCCATTGCTGTTGATTGGGTGTACAAGACCATCTACTGGACTGATGCGGCTTCTAAGACTATTTCAGTAGCTACCCTAGACGGAGCCAAGAGGAAGTTCCTGTTTAATTCTGACTTGCGAGAGCCTGCCTCCATAGCTGTGGATCCGTTGTCAGG CTTTGTTTACTGGTCAGACTGGGGCGAGCCAGCTAAAATAGAAAAAGCAGGAATGAATGGATTTGATAGACGTCCTCTGGTGACGGAGGACATCCAATGGCCTAATGGAATTACACTCG ACCTTGTCAAAAGCCGTCTCTACTGGCTGGATTCCAAGTTGCACATGCTCTCTAGTGTGGACCTAAATGGTCAAGATCGTAGGATAGTGCTCAAGTCTCTGGAGTTCCTAGCTCATCCTCTTGCACTCACCATATTTGAG GATCGCGTCTACTggatagatggagaaaatgaagcaGTGTATGGTGCCAATAAATTCACTGGGTCAGAGCTGGCCACTCTAGTGAACAATCTCAATGATGCCCAAGACATCATTGTCTACCATGAACTCGTCCAGCCGTCAG GTAAAAATTGGTGTGAAGATGATATGGAGAATGGAGGATGTGAATATCTCTGCCTGCCAGCACCACAGATCAATGACCACTCTCCAAAATATACCTGTTCCTGTCCCAATGGGTACAATCTCGAAGAAAATGGACGAGAGTGTCAAA GGATCAATGTGACCACAGCAGTATCAGAAGTCAGTGTTCCCCCAAAAGGGACTTCAGCTGCCTGGGCCATCCTTCCTCTCT TGCTCTTAGTGATGGCAGCAGTAGGTGGCTACTTGATGTGGAGGAATTGGcaacataaaaacatgaaaagcaTGAACTTTGACAATCCTGTGTACTTGAAGACCACTGAAGAGGACCTGTCGATAGACATTGGTAGACACAGCGCTTCTGTAGGACACACATACCCAGCA
- the Vldlr gene encoding very low-density lipoprotein receptor isoform X1, giving the protein MGTSARWALWLLLALCWAPRDSGATASGKKGKCDSSQFQCTNGRCITLLWKCDGDEDCADGSDEKNCVKKTCAESDFVCKNGQCVPNRWQCDGDPDCEDGSDESPEQCHMRTCRINEISCGARSTQCIPVSWRCDGENDCDNGEDEENCGNITCSADEFTCSSGRCVSRNFVCNGQDDCDDGSDELDCAPPTCGAHEFQCSTSSCIPLSWVCDDDADCSDQSDESLEQCGRQPVIHTKCPTSEIQCGSGECIHKKWRCDGDPDCKDGSDEVNCPSRTCRPDQFECEDGSCIHGSRQCNGIRDCVDGSDEVNCKNVNQCLGPGKFKCRSGECIDMSKVCDQEQDCRDWSDEPLKECHINECLVNNGGCSHICKDLLIGYECDCAAGFELIDRKTCGDIDECQNPGICSQICINLKGGYKCECSRGYQMDLATGVCKAVGKEPSLIFTNRRDIRKIGLERKEYIQLVEQLRNTVALDADIAAQKLFWADLSQKAIFSASIDDKVGRHFKMIDNVYNPAAIAVDWVYKTIYWTDAASKTISVATLDGAKRKFLFNSDLREPASIAVDPLSGFVYWSDWGEPAKIEKAGMNGFDRRPLVTEDIQWPNGITLDLVKSRLYWLDSKLHMLSSVDLNGQDRRIVLKSLEFLAHPLALTIFEDRVYWIDGENEAVYGANKFTGSELATLVNNLNDAQDIIVYHELVQPSGKNWCEDDMENGGCEYLCLPAPQINDHSPKYTCSCPNGYNLEENGRECQSTSTPVTYSETKDINTTDILRTSGLVPGGINVTTAVSEVSVPPKGTSAAWAILPLLLLVMAAVGGYLMWRNWQHKNMKSMNFDNPVYLKTTEEDLSIDIGRHSASVGHTYPAISVVSTDDDLA; this is encoded by the exons GGAAGAAAGGCAAATGTGATAGCTCCCAGTTTCAGTGCACAAATGGCCGCTGCATTACCCTGCTGTGGAAATGTGATGGAGATGAAGACTGTGCGGATGGCAGCGATGAGAAGAACTGCG TAAAGAAGACGTGTGCTGAGTCTGACTTCGTGTGCAAAAATGGCCAGTGTGTTCCTAACAGATGGCAGTGTGACGGGGATCCTGATTGCGAAGATGGTTCTGATGAAAGCCCCGAACAGTGCC ATATGAGAACATGCCGCATAAATGAAATCAGCTGTGGCGCCCGTTCTACTCAGTGTATCCCCGTGTCCTGGAGATGCGATGGTGAAAATGATTGTGACaatggagaagatgaagaaaactGTG GCAACATAACGTGTAGTGCAGATGAGTTCACTTGCTCCAGTGGCCGCTGCGTCTCCAGAAACTTTGTGTGCAATGGCCAGGATGACTGTGACGATGGCAGTGATGAGCTGGACTGTGCTCCACCAACTTGCGGAGCCCATGAGTTCCAGTGCAGCACCTCTTCCTGCATTCCCCTCAGCTGGGTGTGTGATGATGATGCAGACTGTTCGGACCAATCAGATGAGTCTCTTGAGCAGTGTGGCCGTCAGCCTGTGATACATACCAAATGTCCTACCAGTGAGATCCAGTGTGGCTCTGGCGAGTGCATTCACAAAAAATGGAGGTGTGATGGAGACCCTGACTGCAAGGACGGCAGCGATGAGGTCAACTGCC CTTCTCGAACCTGCAGACCTGACCAGTTTGAATGTGAAGATGGTAGCTGTATCCATGGCAGCAGGCAATGCAATGGCATCCGAGACTGTGTTGATGGCTCTGATGAAGTCAACTGCAAAAACG TCAATCAGTGCCTGGGCCCTGGAAAATTCAAGTGCAGAAGTGGGGAATGCATAGACATGAGCAAAGTATGTGACCAGGAACAAGACTGCAGAGACTGGAGTGATGAGCCCCTGAAGGAATGCC ATATCAACGAATGCTTGGTCAATAACGGTGGCTGTTCCCATATCTGCAAAGACCTACTTATAGGCTATGAGTGTGACTGTGCAGCTGGGTTTGAACTGATAGATAGGAAAACCTGTGGAG ATATTGATGAATGCCAAAACCCGGGGATCTGCAGTCAAATTTGTATCAACTTAAAAGGCGGTTACAAGTGTGAATGTAGTCGTGGCTATCAAATGGATCTTGCCACTGGCGTGTGCAAGGCAGTAG GCAAAGAGCCAAGTCTGATCTTCACTAATCGAAGAGACATCAGGAAGATTGGCCTAGAGCGAAAGGAATACATCCAACTTGTAGAACAACTAAGGAACACGGTGGCTCTCGATGCGGACATCGCAGCTCAGAAGCTGTTTTGGGCTGATCTAAGCCAGAAGGCCATCTTCAG TGCCTCAATTGATGACAAGGTtggtagacattttaaaatgatcgACAATGTCTATAATCCTGCAGCCATTGCTGTTGATTGGGTGTACAAGACCATCTACTGGACTGATGCGGCTTCTAAGACTATTTCAGTAGCTACCCTAGACGGAGCCAAGAGGAAGTTCCTGTTTAATTCTGACTTGCGAGAGCCTGCCTCCATAGCTGTGGATCCGTTGTCAGG CTTTGTTTACTGGTCAGACTGGGGCGAGCCAGCTAAAATAGAAAAAGCAGGAATGAATGGATTTGATAGACGTCCTCTGGTGACGGAGGACATCCAATGGCCTAATGGAATTACACTCG ACCTTGTCAAAAGCCGTCTCTACTGGCTGGATTCCAAGTTGCACATGCTCTCTAGTGTGGACCTAAATGGTCAAGATCGTAGGATAGTGCTCAAGTCTCTGGAGTTCCTAGCTCATCCTCTTGCACTCACCATATTTGAG GATCGCGTCTACTggatagatggagaaaatgaagcaGTGTATGGTGCCAATAAATTCACTGGGTCAGAGCTGGCCACTCTAGTGAACAATCTCAATGATGCCCAAGACATCATTGTCTACCATGAACTCGTCCAGCCGTCAG GTAAAAATTGGTGTGAAGATGATATGGAGAATGGAGGATGTGAATATCTCTGCCTGCCAGCACCACAGATCAATGACCACTCTCCAAAATATACCTGTTCCTGTCCCAATGGGTACAATCTCGAAGAAAATGGACGAGAGTGTCAAA GTACTTCAACTCCTGTGACTTACAGTGAGACAAAAGATATCAACACAACAGACATTCTACGAACTAGTGGACTGGTTCCTGGAG GGATCAATGTGACCACAGCAGTATCAGAAGTCAGTGTTCCCCCAAAAGGGACTTCAGCTGCCTGGGCCATCCTTCCTCTCT TGCTCTTAGTGATGGCAGCAGTAGGTGGCTACTTGATGTGGAGGAATTGGcaacataaaaacatgaaaagcaTGAACTTTGACAATCCTGTGTACTTGAAGACCACTGAAGAGGACCTGTCGATAGACATTGGTAGACACAGCGCTTCTGTAGGACACACATACCCAGCA